The following proteins are co-located in the Amphiprion ocellaris isolate individual 3 ecotype Okinawa chromosome 7, ASM2253959v1, whole genome shotgun sequence genome:
- the LOC111584952 gene encoding extracellular calcium-sensing receptor-like translates to MWNLLGFVFALSLLLLCVVGRAMGLDGLQVTGCSRWGAPGNRSLFQDGDVIIGGLFSLHYIPSAVEQDFTKLPHYKPCTGLDLQSLKYMYAMAFAVEEINCNSSLLPGLKLGYRILDSCGRYPWALQSALSLVGGDAHSCSTTASPLHSATYEQPLETAGGQVVPLLIGAASSTTAMMLSRILRPLSVPLISFLASCPCLSDRSKFPNFFRTIPSDVYQAQAMAQLAIRLQWTWVGAVHANNDYGQLAIQVFQEEIQGKGVCLEFIEPVHRQTIVRDAKRAALTIQAATARVILVFTWYTDIKKVFLELAKRNVTDRQFLASEAWSTSDDLLQDHTVSKVASGVLGVAIRSSAIPGFENYLRHLHPTYHPDDEFLREFWEKEFGCSLVDKFSHSPSSPSASLPLCSGMESLEGVQHPFVDTSQLRVAYNVYLAVYAAAHALHSLLSCPNRDSPPGSNISACSSPEHIKPMELMQHLNKVNVITPHGEMFYFQGADFPPKYDLVNWQKSPEGTLKLVLIGRVDGFDLHLNESAIQWSTGSNQVPVSVCSERCPPGTRVANRKGEPVCCFDCFPCADGEISNTTGSLHCERCPVAFWSNADRTACIPRQLDFLSFNETLGITLTTAAVSGAIVTTAVLVVFLYYRQTPLVRANNSELSFLLLLSLKLCFLCSLVFIGRPSVWSCRFQQAAFGISFGLCVSCLLVKTIVVLAVFRSARPGAEGLMKWFGPGQQRGSICFFTCIQVIICAIWLSLSPPMPQRDLGFRGSKVTVECAMESVVGFSLVLGYIGLLACTCLLLAFLARKLPDNFNEAKLITFSMLIFCAVWVAFVPAYVSSPGKYVVAVEIFAILASSYGLLLCIFAPKCFIILLRPEKNTKKHLMAR, encoded by the exons ATGTGGAATTTATTGGGATTTGTGTTTG CCCTCTCCCTGCTGCTTCTCTGTGTAGTGGGCAGAGCGATGGGACTGGATGGGCTTCAGGTGACAGGGTGCTCCCGGTGGGGTGCACCGGGCAACAGGAGCCTCTTCCAGGATGGAGACGTGATTATCGGTGGGCTTTTCAGTCTCCATTACATACCTTCAGCTGTGGAGCAGGACTTCACCAAGCTGCCACACTATAAACCTTGCACTGG TTTAGATCTACAGTCGTTAAAATATATGTACGCTATGGCCTTTGCGGTGGAGGAAATCAATTGTAACAGCAGCCTGCTACCAGGACTGAAGCTGGGTTACCGTATACTTGATAGCTGTGGCCGATACCCCTGGGCTCTGCAAAGTGCACTTTCTCTGGTCGGAGGAGACgcacacagctgcagcacaacAGCCTCTCCACTTCATTCTGCAACTTATGAGCAACCTTTAGAGACAGCTG GTGGTCAGGTTGTTCCTTTGCTCATTGGTGCTGCTTCGTCTACAACAGCCATGATGCTGTCCAGGATACTGAGGCCTCTCTCTGTACCACTT ATCAGCTTCTTGGCCAGCTGCCCCTGTCTTAGTGACAGATCCAAGTTTCCTAACTTCTTCAGAACGATCCCCAGTGATGTTTATCAAGCTCAAGCTATGGCACAGCTAGCTATACGCCTTCAGTGGACGTGGGTTGGAGCTGTGCATGCAAATAATGATTATGGTCAACTTGCAATACAG GTATTTCAGGAAGAGATTCAGGGGAAAGGCGTATGCTTGGAGTTTATAGAGCCTGTCCACAGACAAACTATTGTGAGAGACGCCAAACGTGCAGCGCTCACCATCCAAGCTGCGACTGCAAGAGTGATTCTGGTCTTTACTTGGTATACAGATATAAAGAAAGTATTTCTGGAACTGGCCAAGAGAAAT GTGACTGACAGACAGTTTTTGGCCAGTGAAGCCTGGAGCACAAGCGATGATCTTCTCCAGGATCATACTGTCTCTAAGGTGGCAAGTGGTGTTCTTGGTGTGGCCATTCGAAGTTCAGCAATACCTGGATTTGAAAATTATCTCAGACATTTGCACCCGACTTATCATCCTGATGATGAATTCTTGAGAGAATTCTGGGAAAAAGAGTTTGGATGCAGTCTTGTGGACAAGTTTTCACATTCCCCTTCATCACCTTCAGCTTCTCTACCTCTGTGCAGCGGGATGGAGTCCTTAGAGGGTGTGCAGCATCCCTTTGTGGACACGTCTCAGCTCAGAGTGGCATATAATGTGTATCTTGCTGTTTATGCTGCAGCTCACGCTCTGCACAGCCTCCTCTCCTGCCCCAACAGGGACAGCCCTCCTGGAAGCAACATCTCTGCTTGCTCCTCTCCAGAACACATCAAACCGATGGAG ctaATGCAGCACTTAAACAAAGTGAACGTCATCACACCGCACggagaaatgttttatttccaaGGAGCTGACTTTCCACCCAAGTATGACCTTGTCAACTGGCAGAAAAGCCCTGAGGGGACACTCAAACTGGTTTTGATTGGTCGTGTGGATGGGTTTGATCTCCACCTGAACGAGTCAGCTATTCAGTGGAGCACAGGATCCAATCAG GTGCCTGTTTCAGTGTGCAGTGAAAGATGTCCCCCAGGTACTCGGGTGGCAAACAGGAAAGGAGAACCTGTCTGCTGCTTTGACTGCTTCCCATGTGCTGATGGGGAAATTAGCAATACAACTG GTTCTCTTCACTGTGAGAGATGTCCAGTTGCGTTCTGGTCCAATGCTGATAGAACTGCCTGCATCCCTCGTCAGCTGGACTTCCTTTCCTTTAATGAAACTTTGGGAATTACTTTAACTACAGCAGCTGTGTCTGGTGCCATTGTGACAACAGCTGTGTTGGTGGTTTTTCTGTATTACCGTCAAACACCTTTG GTACGAGCCAACAACTCAGAGCTGAGCTTCctgcttcttctgtcactcaAGCTCTGCTTTCTGTGCTCACTGGTGTTCATCGGTCGTCCATCAGTCTGGTCTTGTCGGTTCCAGCAAGCTGCATTTGGGATCAGCTTTGGACTTTGTGTTTCCTGCCTCTTGGTAAAAACCATTGTGGTTCTGGCTGTTTTCCGCTCAGCTCGGCCGGGAGCCGAAGGTTTGATGAAGTGGTTTGGTCCAGGCCAACAGAGAGGAAGTATCTGCTTCTTCACATGTATACAG GTTATCATCTGTGCCATTTGGCTGTCCCTCAGCCCCCCGATGCCTCAACGTGATCTGGGTTTCAGAGGGTCAAAAGTCACTGTGGAGTGTGCAATGGAATCTGTGGTGGGTTTCTCTCTGGTTCTGGGCTACATCGGCCTGCTGGCCTGCACCTGCCTCCTCTTGGCCTTTCTTGCTCGGAAACTCCCAGACAATTTCAATGAAGCCAAACTGATCACCTTCAGCATGCTGATTTTCTGTGCCGTCTGGGTTGCCTTTGTGCCTGCTTATGTCAGCTCTCCTGGGAAATATGTTGTCGCTGTGGAAATTTTTGCAATTCTTGCCTCCAGTTATGGTTTACTGCTCTgtatttttgcaccaaaatgttttattattcttttgaGGCCTGAGAAAAACACTAAGAAACACCTGATGGCAAGATAG